A section of the bacterium SCSIO 12696 genome encodes:
- the lon gene encoding endopeptidase La: protein MGQETYESVETPADSNVLPLLPLRDVVVYPHMVIPLFVGREKSIVALEQAMASQKQILLVAQKDPAHDDPGAEDIYRVGTVSTVLQLLKLPDGTVKVLVEGSERVVVSEIEELEDHFQAQIEPLDVGEMDEREADVLMRSVINQFEQYVNQSKKIPSEVVTTLAGIEDAGRLADTIAAHMTLGLEQKQEVLEIGDEKARIEHLMALMESEVDLFQIEQRIRGRVKKQMEKSQREYYLNEQMKAIQKELGDIDEGSNELEALEKKIQEAGMPKAAQEKAEAELGKLKLMSPMSAEASVLRGYIDWMISVPWKKRSKVRHDLERADRILNEDHYGLEEVKERILEFLAVQKRVKKLKGPVLCLVGPPGVGKTSLGESIARATGRKFVRMSLGGVRDEAEIRGHRRTYIGSMPGKLIQKMAKSEVKNPLFLLDEIDKMGMDHRGDPASALLEVLDPAQNHNFNDHYLEVDYDLSEVMFICTSNSMNIPEPLLDRMEVIRIPGYTEDEKINIAKRYLEPKQRKANGLKDSELDVSEEAVQDVVRYYTREAGVRGLERELAKLCRKVVTRHVKEQAASKGKGKGKVALPSTSIGPEQLEELLGVRKFDFGRAEEESQIGQVTGLAWTSVGGELLTIESSAVPGKGGVIKTGSLGDVMQESIQAALTVVRGRAQGLGIKKDFHQKQDLHIHVPEGATPKDGPSAGVAMCTAFVSVLTGIPVRADVAMTGEITLRGQVLRIGGLKEKLLAAHRGGISTVIIPHENERDLKEIPDNIKADLDIHPVKWIDQVLEIALQSAPTPLSDEEFAAGDKSSGNGDDSRERISTH, encoded by the coding sequence ATGGGACAGGAAACTTACGAGTCAGTTGAAACCCCTGCGGATAGCAATGTGCTGCCGTTGTTGCCACTTCGCGATGTAGTGGTGTACCCCCACATGGTCATCCCTCTGTTTGTGGGGCGCGAAAAGTCCATTGTCGCGCTTGAACAGGCAATGGCCTCGCAGAAGCAAATTTTGCTGGTGGCGCAGAAAGACCCAGCCCACGATGACCCGGGCGCAGAAGATATTTACCGAGTGGGCACCGTTTCCACGGTGTTGCAGCTTCTGAAGTTGCCAGATGGCACTGTGAAAGTGTTGGTGGAAGGCAGCGAGCGGGTAGTGGTCAGTGAAATTGAAGAATTGGAGGACCACTTCCAGGCTCAGATTGAGCCTCTGGATGTGGGCGAGATGGATGAACGCGAGGCAGATGTATTGATGCGCTCTGTCATCAACCAGTTTGAGCAATACGTCAACCAGAGCAAGAAGATTCCCTCAGAAGTCGTCACTACTCTGGCTGGTATTGAAGATGCCGGTCGGCTCGCTGACACCATCGCTGCCCATATGACTTTGGGTTTAGAGCAGAAACAGGAAGTGCTGGAAATTGGCGATGAAAAAGCCCGTATTGAACATTTGATGGCGCTGATGGAATCGGAAGTGGATCTGTTCCAGATTGAACAGCGCATTCGCGGCCGCGTGAAAAAGCAAATGGAGAAGAGCCAGCGCGAGTACTATCTGAATGAGCAAATGAAAGCAATTCAGAAAGAGCTGGGTGATATCGACGAAGGCAGTAATGAGCTGGAGGCCCTGGAGAAAAAAATCCAGGAGGCTGGCATGCCTAAAGCGGCTCAGGAAAAAGCGGAGGCGGAACTGGGGAAGCTCAAACTGATGTCGCCCATGTCTGCGGAAGCATCGGTACTGCGTGGCTATATTGACTGGATGATCAGTGTGCCCTGGAAAAAGCGCAGTAAAGTGCGTCACGACCTGGAGCGAGCGGATCGTATTCTCAACGAAGATCACTATGGCTTGGAAGAAGTCAAAGAACGTATCCTGGAATTCCTGGCAGTACAAAAACGGGTCAAGAAACTCAAAGGGCCGGTGCTCTGCCTGGTAGGGCCTCCCGGTGTGGGTAAAACCTCCCTGGGTGAATCCATTGCCCGCGCTACCGGGCGCAAATTCGTGCGCATGTCGTTGGGTGGTGTGCGCGACGAAGCCGAGATACGTGGTCACCGCCGCACTTACATTGGTTCTATGCCCGGTAAGTTGATCCAGAAAATGGCCAAGTCAGAGGTGAAGAACCCGTTGTTCCTGCTGGATGAAATCGACAAGATGGGCATGGATCACCGTGGCGACCCTGCTTCAGCATTACTTGAGGTTTTAGACCCGGCCCAGAACCACAACTTCAATGATCATTATCTGGAAGTGGATTACGATCTGTCCGAAGTGATGTTTATCTGTACGTCGAACTCCATGAATATTCCGGAACCCTTGTTGGACCGAATGGAAGTGATCCGTATTCCCGGTTACACCGAAGATGAAAAGATCAATATTGCCAAGCGTTACCTAGAGCCCAAACAACGCAAAGCCAACGGGCTAAAAGACAGCGAACTCGACGTTTCTGAAGAGGCTGTCCAGGATGTGGTGCGCTATTACACCCGTGAAGCCGGAGTTCGGGGCCTTGAACGAGAGTTGGCCAAACTGTGCCGTAAAGTGGTTACCCGCCACGTGAAAGAGCAGGCCGCAAGCAAGGGTAAGGGCAAAGGTAAGGTTGCGTTGCCAAGTACCAGTATTGGCCCGGAGCAGTTAGAAGAATTGCTGGGAGTGCGCAAGTTCGACTTTGGCCGTGCAGAGGAAGAAAGTCAGATAGGGCAGGTTACAGGCCTTGCCTGGACCTCGGTGGGTGGAGAATTGTTGACCATTGAGTCATCAGCAGTTCCCGGCAAGGGAGGGGTTATCAAAACTGGCTCCTTGGGGGATGTGATGCAAGAATCCATTCAGGCAGCACTGACCGTTGTTCGCGGTCGTGCGCAAGGCTTGGGCATTAAAAAGGATTTTCACCAGAAACAAGATCTTCATATTCACGTGCCCGAAGGTGCCACACCAAAAGATGGCCCCAGTGCTGGTGTTGCCATGTGTACGGCTTTTGTCTCCGTGTTAACCGGCATCCCTGTGCGTGCTGATGTGGCCATGACTGGTGAAATTACCCTTCGCGGTCAAGTGCTTAGGATTGGCGGTTTAAAAGAGAAGTTGCTGGCGGCTCACCGGGGTGGCATATCAACGGTGATTATCCCCCATGAAAATGAGCGGGATTTGAAAGAGATCCCAGACAACATTAAAGCTGACCTCGACATTCACCCGGTAAAATGGATCGATCAGGTTTTGGAGATTGCTTTGCAATCTGCGCCGACTCCGTTGAGTGATGAGGAATTTGCTGCCGGCGACAAAAGCAGTGGTAACGGTGACGATTCAAGGGAGCGAATCAGTACACATTAA
- a CDS encoding HU family DNA-binding protein: protein MNKAELIETIAAEADISKASASRALDAATGAVAAALKKGDQVSLVGFGTFSVKHRAARTGRNPQTGAEIQISAANVPSFKPGKALKDAVN from the coding sequence GTGAATAAAGCTGAACTGATCGAAACCATCGCTGCCGAAGCAGACATCTCCAAGGCATCTGCCAGCCGTGCACTGGATGCGGCCACTGGTGCTGTTGCAGCCGCTCTGAAAAAGGGCGACCAGGTTTCTCTGGTAGGTTTTGGTACTTTTTCTGTTAAGCACCGCGCCGCTCGTACTGGTCGCAACCCACAAACCGGTGCTGAAATTCAAATTTCCGCTGCCAATGTACCGAGCTTTAAGCCCGGTAAGGCTCTGAAAGACGCGGTAAACTAA
- a CDS encoding SurA N-terminal domain-containing protein: MLQNMRDNLKSFGLIIVVIISIPFVLTGAEQFFTSGSQEPTVAEVNGVAITSGDVARELSRLGIPPQQLETMDQSIRQLFEQQALSAITSRIGIQTTAEKEGMVVSRAAINERMREEPAFQRDGQFDPDVYYSVLQQAGYTPSSYVAGLERDLLTGQFVGGLLNSDFISNTELEQAVAAAEQTRDFYYLTIPMAPVLSAVNVDEESLKAHYENAKEQLQVPEQVVVEYVELNLSKLISAQSASEQEVRQRFEEELAEARQQNQQQRRLAHILINQGSDAEQQQLIADIKAQLDQDGDFAELAQSRSQDAGTANIGGDLGFIDPAILPAELAAAAEQLALNAVSAPVKTDMGYHLVKVTDLQQAALPTFEEQQHRIGNDIKTEQAEARYASLLEKLKEAAYDTFGDDSLKKVADELDLEMALSEPFSRNGGTGIATEPVIVTAAYSKPVYNDNFSSDVQELVPGERAIVVKLKEKIPARTQALEEVRDQLLAELKNDKASEQVQARGESLKARVESGESLEEIAKTEQLPWQVGLQTKRSGGSVDAAARDRAFALPAPAQGESRVDSVTNNNGDYILLQLTAVNYPEGDKLPDAQRNALSATLERSSANRDLSAYQSWIVGQLSK, from the coding sequence ATGCTGCAGAATATGCGCGACAATTTGAAAAGCTTTGGCCTGATTATCGTGGTCATTATTTCAATTCCTTTCGTGCTAACCGGCGCCGAGCAATTTTTCACTTCCGGCTCCCAAGAGCCTACGGTGGCTGAGGTAAATGGCGTTGCCATTACCAGTGGCGATGTCGCCCGAGAGCTGAGCCGCTTGGGTATTCCCCCTCAGCAGCTGGAAACGATGGATCAGAGCATTCGTCAGCTGTTTGAACAGCAGGCGCTCAGTGCGATCACTTCACGTATCGGCATCCAGACCACTGCTGAGAAAGAGGGTATGGTGGTGTCCAGGGCTGCGATCAATGAGCGTATGCGCGAGGAACCTGCTTTCCAGCGCGATGGCCAGTTCGATCCTGATGTTTACTACTCGGTGCTGCAGCAGGCGGGGTATACGCCGTCATCCTATGTGGCCGGTTTGGAGCGAGACTTACTCACCGGACAATTTGTCGGTGGTTTGCTGAACAGTGACTTCATCAGCAACACCGAGCTTGAGCAGGCTGTTGCCGCCGCTGAACAGACTCGTGATTTTTACTATCTAACCATTCCTATGGCGCCAGTGTTGTCTGCGGTGAATGTGGATGAAGAAAGCCTGAAAGCCCACTACGAAAACGCCAAAGAGCAATTACAAGTGCCTGAACAGGTGGTGGTTGAGTATGTGGAGCTCAACCTCAGTAAGTTGATTTCTGCTCAATCAGCTTCTGAGCAAGAAGTTCGCCAGCGTTTTGAGGAAGAGCTGGCTGAAGCGCGTCAGCAAAATCAACAACAACGTCGTCTTGCCCACATTCTGATCAATCAAGGCAGTGATGCTGAACAACAACAACTGATAGCCGATATTAAAGCCCAGCTCGACCAGGATGGCGACTTTGCCGAACTGGCTCAATCCCGCTCTCAAGATGCGGGTACTGCCAATATTGGCGGTGACTTAGGCTTTATTGATCCGGCAATTCTGCCAGCTGAGCTGGCGGCTGCTGCAGAGCAGTTGGCGTTGAATGCGGTCTCGGCCCCTGTAAAAACAGACATGGGATATCACTTGGTAAAAGTAACCGATCTGCAACAGGCGGCACTGCCTACGTTTGAAGAACAACAGCATCGAATCGGCAACGATATTAAAACCGAACAGGCCGAAGCTCGTTACGCCAGCCTGTTGGAGAAGCTAAAAGAGGCTGCCTACGATACCTTTGGTGATGACAGCTTGAAGAAAGTCGCTGATGAACTGGATCTGGAAATGGCGTTATCTGAGCCGTTTTCCAGAAACGGTGGTACCGGTATTGCTACTGAGCCTGTGATTGTCACCGCTGCATACAGCAAGCCTGTGTACAACGACAATTTCAGCAGTGATGTTCAGGAATTGGTGCCCGGTGAGCGCGCCATCGTGGTTAAGTTAAAAGAAAAAATTCCCGCTCGTACCCAGGCATTGGAAGAAGTTCGTGATCAGTTGCTGGCTGAGCTGAAAAACGACAAGGCCAGCGAACAGGTGCAAGCCCGTGGTGAGTCGTTAAAAGCCCGCGTGGAATCTGGCGAGTCTTTGGAAGAAATTGCCAAAACTGAGCAGCTACCATGGCAGGTAGGCCTGCAAACCAAACGCAGCGGTGGCAGTGTAGATGCTGCTGCGCGAGATCGTGCCTTTGCGCTGCCAGCGCCAGCCCAGGGGGAAAGCCGGGTAGACAGTGTTACCAATAACAATGGCGACTATATCTTGCTGCAACTGACGGCGGTCAATTACCCGGAAGGTGACAAGCTGCCAGACGCCCAGCGCAATGCCCTCAGTGCTACGCTGGAGCGTTCGTCAGCCAACCGTGATTTGTCCGCTTATCAAAGCTGGATTGTCGGCCAGCTGAGTAAATAG